A genomic segment from Mustela lutreola isolate mMusLut2 chromosome 15, mMusLut2.pri, whole genome shotgun sequence encodes:
- the CLDN7 gene encoding claudin-7 translates to MANSGLQLLGFAMALLGWVALVACTAIPQWQMSSYAGDNIITAQAMYKGLWMECITQSTGLMSCKSYDSVLALSAALQATRALMVVSLVLGFLAMFVATMGMKCTNCGGDDKVKKARIAMTGGIIFIVAGLAALVACSWYGHQIVTDFYNPLVPMNLKYEFGPAIFIGWAGSALIILGGALLSCSCPGSEGKTGYRAPRSYPKPNSAKEYV, encoded by the exons ATGGCCAATTCGGGCCTGCAGCTGCTGGGCTTCGCCATGGCCCTGCTGGGCTGGGTGGCCCTGGTGGCGTGCACCGCCATCCCTCAGTGGCAGATGAGCTCGTACGCGGGCGACAATATCATCACGGCCCAGGCCATGTACAAGGGGCTGTGGATGGAGTGCATCACGCAGAGCACCGGCCTCATGAGCTGCAAATCGTACGACTCGGTGCTCGCCTTGTCCG CGGCCCTGCAGGCCACCCGAGCCCTGATGGTGGTATCCTTGGTGCTGGGCTTCCTGGCCATGTTCGTGGCCACCATGGGCATGAAGTGCACCAACTGCGGGGGAGACGACAAAGTGAAGAAGGCCCGGATAGCCATGACCGGAGGGATCATTTTCATCGTGGCAG GTCTTGCTGCCCTGGTAGCGTGTTCCTGGTACGGCCACCAGATTGTCACCGACTTTTATAACCCACTGGTTCCCATGAATCTTAA GTACGAGTTTGGTCCTGCCATCTTCATTGGTTGGGCAGGGTCTGCTCTGATCATCCTGGGAGGTgccctcctctcctgctcctgTCCTGGGAGTGAGGGCAAAACTGGGTACCGTGCACCCCGctcctaccctaagcctaactcTGCCAAGGAGTACGTGTGA